One Capsicum annuum cultivar UCD-10X-F1 chromosome 2, UCD10Xv1.1, whole genome shotgun sequence genomic window carries:
- the LOC107859677 gene encoding protein ZW2 produces the protein MPPAGGSTFRSSHDDMNSFEVFLEDWMIRQEQILEELLLVAQDMASNIVESQEVNSTVVMRDLISRVLAHYQEYYEEKSRMTHRNVFQAFSPPWFTQLERTFLWIAGFKPGLAFTLVTESVNDLSENQVQMLNLVREETKVEEKRLMEELAKIQESVTGFQFVGVAGRTGVQLLNTGNIEAEMDELRTAMEIVVMDADRLRTGTANRVVGLLNPLQSLRFLTSAAQLQLMMRRLGKQKEAESQQNNNNNNNEV, from the exons ATGCCACCTGCAGGTGGGTCTACTTTCAGAAGCAGCCATGATGACATGAATTCCTTCGAGGTGTTTCTAGAAGATTGGATGATTCGGCAAGAGCAAATTCTAGAAGAACTACTCCTCGTAGCACAGGACATGGCTTCTAATATTGTAGAATCCCAAGAAGTGAACAGTACTGTTGTTATGAGAGACCTCATATCTCGAGTTCTAGCTCATTAtcaagaatactatgaagaaaaatcaagaatgacTCATAGGAATGTTTTCCAGGCCTTCTCACCTCCATGGTTCACTCAACTCGAGAGGACTTTCCTCTGGATCGCTGGCTTCAAACCTGGCTTAGCTTTCACTCTG GTAACCGAATCTGTAAACGATTTGAGTGAAAATCAAGTCCAGATGCTGAACCTTGTGAGAGAGGAGACGAAGGTTGAAGAAAAGCGTCTGATGGAAGAGCTGGCGAAAATTCAAGAGAGTGTAACTGGTTTCCAGTTTGTGGGAGTAGCAGGGCGAACAGGAGTTCAGCTTTTAAACACTGGGAATATAGAGGCAGAGATGGATGAACTGAGGACAGCCATGGAGATTGTGGTGATGGATGCTGATAGGCTGAGGACAGGAACAGCAAATCGAGTTGTAGGATTACTTAATCCATTGCAAAGTTTGAGGTTTCTGACTTCTGCAGCTCAGCTTCAACTGATGATGAGGAGACTGGGAAAACAAAAAGAAGCTGAGAGCCAGcagaataataacaacaacaataatgaagtTTAA